GGCTGTCGTGGGTGACGAGTTCTTCGTCGGGAGGACGGAATCGCTCGTCCTCCAGCATTTCCCCAAGCGACCATCCGTTGTCCGACTGATCTGTCTGCGGTGTCAGGTTGTAGATCCGAATCGCCTTCTTAATAATACCCAACTTCTTGCGAGGTATTCCCAGAACTCGGGCGACTTCTTCTGGAGTGGGTGTTCGCCCCAGCTCTTCGGCGAGCCGCGTGCTGGCTCTTCGCCATTTGGATAGCAGTTCCACCATATACGCGGGAATTCGCACAGTTTTCCCGCAGTTGATGAGTGCCCGCTTGATGGACTGTTTGATCCAGTAACTGGCATAAGTGGAAAACCGAGTACCGATGGCGGGATCGTATCCCTCTACCGCACGCAGTAACCCCAGATTTCCCTCCTCAATGAGGTCCTGCAGGCTGAGGCCTTTACCTACGTAGTTTCGGGCAATGTTGACTACGAGACGGAGATTCGCGCGAACCATTCGGTCTCTCGCTACCGGATCGCCATTTCCGATGGCGATGGCGAGCTCCATCTCCTCCTCAGGGGTAAGAAGGGGGGTTTCGTTAATCTCGCGGAGATACGACTCCAGTGGTGAATGCACATCATGATCCTCGGAGTACCGTCGTTTCGTCTTGGCCTTCTTCATAGGTGCTCAACTGACATTGGAACGACATTGAGACTCCCTGACCCAATCAACCTATCGACCCTTCACAGAGGTTTCCTGCACGTCGTTGGAAAACTGACAAGCTAAACCGACGCAATTGGTTGTACGGAATGTGATGACGACGTCAGGTTTGAGTGGTTGCGGAGATCGTGCCCGCTGTAGGGGAGGGCAGGAAAGACGGACTACCCAACTGGCTGGGCCCAGCCCGAGTCAGACGCCTTGCCATACCTGTGGAAACTGATAAACTGATGTTAGATGGAACTAGGTGCCCGATCCCCGCTCCGGTTGCACCAGCCTGGATTGGCTTGGGGATTAGACTCTCCGAGCAGGTGCGGCCCCAGGGGTGGAGAACCCCATGTGTATTTTTCGGGCCTCATTTGCATCATAGGGTGAAATAACGCTGATGGTGCGATGCCCCCCATGCGGGTCGGGTGCCAATGTCCCATCAAAGATGCCAGTAGAGGAAAAAGACACTCCATTACTGGGAAATAATGTCCCATGGTGGGGTGATGTACGGAGAGGTGGCCGAGTGGTCTAAGGCGCGGGTTTGCTAAATCCGTAGGGGTGTTCAACCCCTCGCAGGTTCGAATCCTGTCCTCTCCGCTAAGTTATGTTGTACCAATAAGTTACGACTCGCAGGGCGTTGCATAATGTCGCAATTGAACAGGCTTTGGGATTCAAAGTTCTCTATCTTGCAACCCCTTGCGGGAGCCTGCTGTGCCGTATTTTGTGCCACCCGTGTGCCGGATTCTGTGCCACTGTTCGTTTGAACACCAGTGGTGTCCGGCTGTACACGGTTCGAGTCCACTTTGGTCTTGGGCCTCCACTGGAGGGCTACCTGGTATGCCGCATCCGTGGGATCCACATAATGGCGTAACGCGATAGAGGGGGTATTGCCCAACCACTTGGTGACCACGGCCAGAGGAAACGCTTGGGCTAGATCGGATTCACACGAAGCCCGTAAATTGTGCCAGAGTCTTGGCCATGGTTCCAATCCCGCCCGGCGGATTATCTTCTCAAAGGTAGTTCGCAGGTTGCAGTTGATCCAGCCGGCCGGGCCTTGAGCACGGCGGCGGTATTCCTCCGGGAACACGTATTCCGCCCCGGGTAACGTGGCGTCCCAGGCCTCTTCCAGGTAGGGCTTCAGCAGAGGAAACATCGGTATGACGCGGTAGGGCTTCCCCTTACTGGCCGTCTTCGGTGAGGATACCACGATCCGGCCATCCGCCCAGTTGACGTCCGCCCAACGTAGAGAGAATGCTTCCGATGGGATCCGCAATCCACCGAAGCGGGCGAGGGCGATGAGAAGCCGCCACCATACGTTGGGGGCGTTCTCAATCAGCCGGAGTGTGTCCTCTACGCTCACGTAGACGCGCCGGCCTGATGGATCGCCTGCCCGATGCGTGACGAATCCAAAAGGATTGCCCTGGATCAACCCCATCCGCTGAGCGTGGGCAAAGAACATCCGGGCAAACTGCAGCCGCTTGTTGATCGTGGTATCAGCCAACCCCTGCCCCATCAGATACTGGCGGAAGGCCTCCGCTTTCTCTGGCGTGATATCCGCAAGCCGACACTCCCGCCCGAAGAAGTCGCAAAGGTTGCGGATCGTATGGCCCCACACGATCCTTGTAGCGGGGGCATACGTTGCGGTGCGAGTCGCTAAGTAAGCCTCCAGATACGAGCCAAGCTTTGCTGTGGCTGCCGAGTCAATCAACCCCGCCTTGGCCAATTTCTCTTTGAGGGCCTCACCGATCGTGTTCAACCAGGTTGCGGTGGCCTGCTGGACCGGTAAGCCGCTGATGCGGGAAGCCAGCAACGCCTCCACGTGGACACGGATGCTCTCCGCCGTCTTTTTGTCCACACGGCCAAGGCGAAGGGTTTTCCGCTTGCCATCGGGAGCCACAAAGAGGATTCGCCAGCCTTTGCCATCTTTTGCTACGCTTGCCATAGGATGCTCCTTTTTGCTTGTTGGCACTGTCAACTGCTATTGGATACACTAGGCCGCTACAAAGCAACCCACAGAGAAAACGTGGAAAGAAAGTGTGGTCGAAGGCCCGGTGGTTCCCGCCCGCCCTCGCGAGGGGATAGTGCTGGGTAGGACCCGTTGGGGTTGGAAGGGGAAAAAGAACCGCCCGAGAGTAACTCGGGCGGGTAAGCAGAAGGAGACGGTGACGGAGATGCCGGTGTCAGGCACCGGATGCTTTCACGGCACACCGCCAGTCCGCGGCAGCCGCTCCTATATCGATGTAGCATCGCCAGCCGGTGCCAAGCTTATCCGCTCCGGGGTCCACTGGTTCGATGGTTGGCCCCTGTTGGCCATTCAAGAAGGCCACAAGGAAGCTACCATCCGCAGGGCCGCAGAGCAGATACCAGGCAGCGGTGCTGTTACCAGGGAAGTACGTATTACTCAGCCGTGGCTCGACCTCTAACGCGATGTTCAGGCCAGCGAAGGGATTACCAGCAGGGAGCTGGTCTCCGCCCGAGCGGTAGAGTTCGACACTGTTGAGCACTTGCCGGGCGGTCGCCTCCAGTTCGGGTGGGACGAGAAGAACACGGGGCACCAGGTCCAGCGGCAAGCCGTCGGCGTCCGTTTGTTTGCGTAGGGCCGCGATGGCTTCGGCAAGGCTGGCGACACTCAGCCCAGATTCCGCACCAGTAATCAGGTTGCTGTGGGCAGCGGAGAAAAAACCGCCCGGATTACTGAGAAGCACCGTGTAAACCAGATCGGCCACCTTCCGCGCAGCGGCACGTCCGAAGATCGTGGGGATTTGGTCCAGGATCGCGATGTCATCATTGATGATGTGTTGGCGGTCCAGCATGAGCATTTTGGCGTAGGTGGTCACCTTGTAAGTGATGGTTTCCTCTCCCACATTGGCGTGCCTAATTTCGCCGTGGGCGGCCAGCTCTTCAAGTTTGAAGTCACCGGTCAAGCGGATACCAGTATGTTCCTTGAAATCCTTGGCCGACACAATCCGGGCAAAGGATTTCCATGTCGCGGGGGCTTGCTGGTAGGCATCGAGGGCGATTTTGTTGGCCGCCACACCCAGGGCAACGGGCAAGTCTGTCGTGGAGAAAGCCGCCCGAATAATCTCGTTGGTTCCCCGGGGGGCATAGCCCAAACTCATTTGACAAGCCATGCCGCAAAGATCAAGAGCGGTTCGCGGCTTGTAGCTGGCAGCCGCCGATAGAGTCTCCGCACCAAGTTCCTTTTCCGCCAATGACTCTTTACCAAGCAGTTTCAAGGCGGCGGCGGCAAGGATGGAAGCGGGTGTGTCCTTGACCTCAGCATTGAGTACTGGAGGAATCACCGGGCGGCGGCGGGTCTCAGCGAGAGCTTTCGCGGTCTCAAGTGGCAACCGGTTTTCGATGGCTTGCCTGAATGTGCTCATGTCATCTCCGCACACAGAGAGTAAGTCCAGGATATATTTCGCCTCGATCGTCTCACCAGGTGACGAGTTCTCAGGGGGAGCTGGTTGGTGTGTCATATTCCTCACTCCTGCTGCTAACGTGACCATCGTCTGTTTGTCCGCTCCCAGCGGGACAACTGAAACTTCCCGGAGGATTCCACCCTCGATAAGAAAAGTGTCTGATTCGACAGTGATTGTTTGCCCGTTGACCGTGATGGTATCCCCAGGCTTCAACGGCCGGTATTGGTTCGTTTCAACACCCACACTGGCCTGCAAGGGGACGTCATCTTTCAGTAGAGCAATGACGAGTTTGCCGGCGTCCGTGGCTTCTGTTACCGTACCGTCAATCACTAAGGTTTTTCCGTCGGTTTTAGGTATTCCCCAACCAATGGTGGCTTCGGTACGGCCTTCGTGATCCAAGAGCAGAGTAACCCGCTGCGGTAAATCAAGGCCCTGCAGATCGATGATGACCGGTCCCCACCCCGGCACAGTCATGATGCCCCCGGTGTAGGCCGTGATGCGTACCTTAACTGGCTTCTTTTCCTTTTCGGCCTCAACAATTAACGGGGCGGCTTTTAGTTGGAGGGTTCTTGTTGCGGTCGTCATTTCTCAGTTTGATTTTGCGTTGGCTAGTTGCAAAATCCGGTTTTTGTATTGGGGGTTTTGTTCTAAGAGGTGGTTCACGAGCGTGGGCTTTGCCCGCTTTGTTTTCACGCACCACTCAAAAAAGCACTCGGCCAGAGGGAGGGAGAAAAAGGTGTTTTCGGGCGTCACTGGCTCCCCGTCGCTCCACTTCCCTCCCGTGATCTCACGCAACCAATCCTCAATGTCCTGGCGGGTGATGATCAATCCACGCCCCTCAGCCTCACTGATAAGACCTGTTCCCAACATCGGCCAGCGGGCAGCCAACAAGGTTTGAATCTGGCTTTGCGTCAACCCATAGCGTTTTAATGCTAGGGTGGCGATGGCTTCGTATTCTTCATTGCTCAGGTACTGCATTGGCTTTCTCCTTGCTCTCACTGTCATTGTAGTGGGCCTCTGCCCTGTTTTGCGGGCTGTTGGGGGAGTCGCATTGTACGGGTACAGTGTTTTTCTTCCCCCATCCGCAACTCCGACACTTCAGATAGCGGATGCGATACAGGCCCACTTGCTTACTGGTTCTGACGATCACTTCGGCACCACATTGTGGGCATACTCTCCAGGCGTAACGTGCTATAACGATAGGGATGAGTGGGTGGGACATGAGAAGTCTCCTTACTGCTTTTCCAGGGGCGTTTTTTTGTGCGGGAACCTAGCTTCCCGATGCAAAATAGGGGTATCCGTGGGGTCCTTTTTCAGCCTCGCGCCGGCCTTTCCGGCTTGGTGAGGCACTCTTCCCGGCGGAGTGCCGCTTCCCTCACGAATCTTTCGGCAGCCTTCGGCCAATCCATGGGATCGATCTTGAGCAACCGGCAGGCGTCCAGTAGCAGGGCAACCGCGGAGTCGTGGAAAGTGTCGTAGAGTTCAAAGAGGGCCGGGAAGTCCGCGCGCTGTGTCGGCGTCCCCGTTGGCATGAGAACGTATCCCGGGCCGTATTCGCTTGGTTGCAACCGGATGGAATATCCCGCGTCCCAGAGTTTGTGAAGTAGCAGCCAACCGCCCACTTCCTCTTTGTGTGCCCGCAAGAGGGCTAGTTCCTCTTTGGTCAAGGCCTCCGGGGCTACGTGGAAGTGAAGTTCTCCACGTTCCCACGTGACGGACACTCCCGGGCGGTTGAGCACATGCAAGACGCCTTTGGGGGGAGTTCCGCATAGATTCACCCGCTGACCCGCAGTGGGGGCGGTCACCTTGCCAGTGGAAGATTCCCTCTGAGTGGTGGTACAATCTAGCCACGCTAGTGGGTCGAGAGAGTTTCTCATAATTTCTTCCCTCTTACTTCTGGTTTCCGCATTTCCGCTAGTCGTAACTCTTGTTGAAAAAATGACTTAAGTGGAAAGTGCTGCGAATTTCCGCTAGTTTCCGCTTTTCGGCTAGTTGCCACGTTCGTGCCTTGTGGAAATGCCGAAATTAGTGGAAAGTAAGGCCAATTTCCGCTTTAGTTCTGTTCAATTCACAACTTGCGCCTAGCGGAAAGTGAGAAACCGGGAGGAAGTAAAAACTTTTTCTGGTTCAGGGAGCACCCCCCGGCCGTGGTATTCCCCGATGATTCTCCAGGTGGCCGACTTAGGCCCTCCT
This is a stretch of genomic DNA from Thermogutta terrifontis. It encodes these proteins:
- a CDS encoding sigma-70 family RNA polymerase sigma factor; its protein translation is MKKAKTKRRYSEDHDVHSPLESYLREINETPLLTPEEEMELAIAIGNGDPVARDRMVRANLRLVVNIARNYVGKGLSLQDLIEEGNLGLLRAVEGYDPAIGTRFSTYASYWIKQSIKRALINCGKTVRIPAYMVELLSKWRRASTRLAEELGRTPTPEEVARVLGIPRKKLGIIKKAIRIYNLTPQTDQSDNGWSLGEMLEDERFRPPDEELVTHDSLNHIREKLKDMDPREAAVLRMRFGLDDKQPKTLKEIGEILGLTRERVRQIETEALQKLARALEGDPQ
- a CDS encoding tyrosine-type recombinase/integrase: MASVAKDGKGWRILFVAPDGKRKTLRLGRVDKKTAESIRVHVEALLASRISGLPVQQATATWLNTIGEALKEKLAKAGLIDSAATAKLGSYLEAYLATRTATYAPATRIVWGHTIRNLCDFFGRECRLADITPEKAEAFRQYLMGQGLADTTINKRLQFARMFFAHAQRMGLIQGNPFGFVTHRAGDPSGRRVYVSVEDTLRLIENAPNVWWRLLIALARFGGLRIPSEAFSLRWADVNWADGRIVVSSPKTASKGKPYRVIPMFPLLKPYLEEAWDATLPGAEYVFPEEYRRRAQGPAGWINCNLRTTFEKIIRRAGLEPWPRLWHNLRASCESDLAQAFPLAVVTKWLGNTPSIALRHYVDPTDAAYQVALQWRPKTKVDSNRVQPDTTGVQTNSGTESGTRVAQNTAQQAPARGCKIENFESQSLFNCDIMQRPASRNLLVQHNLAERTGFEPARG
- a CDS encoding Mu-like prophage major head subunit gpT family protein, which translates into the protein MTTATRTLQLKAAPLIVEAEKEKKPVKVRITAYTGGIMTVPGWGPVIIDLQGLDLPQRVTLLLDHEGRTEATIGWGIPKTDGKTLVIDGTVTEATDAGKLVIALLKDDVPLQASVGVETNQYRPLKPGDTITVNGQTITVESDTFLIEGGILREVSVVPLGADKQTMVTLAAGVRNMTHQPAPPENSSPGETIEAKYILDLLSVCGDDMSTFRQAIENRLPLETAKALAETRRRPVIPPVLNAEVKDTPASILAAAALKLLGKESLAEKELGAETLSAAASYKPRTALDLCGMACQMSLGYAPRGTNEIIRAAFSTTDLPVALGVAANKIALDAYQQAPATWKSFARIVSAKDFKEHTGIRLTGDFKLEELAAHGEIRHANVGEETITYKVTTYAKMLMLDRQHIINDDIAILDQIPTIFGRAAARKVADLVYTVLLSNPGGFFSAAHSNLITGAESGLSVASLAEAIAALRKQTDADGLPLDLVPRVLLVPPELEATARQVLNSVELYRSGGDQLPAGNPFAGLNIALEVEPRLSNTYFPGNSTAAWYLLCGPADGSFLVAFLNGQQGPTIEPVDPGADKLGTGWRCYIDIGAAAADWRCAVKASGA